Proteins found in one Ischnura elegans chromosome 11, ioIscEleg1.1, whole genome shotgun sequence genomic segment:
- the LOC124168339 gene encoding intraflagellar transport protein 80 homolog has translation MKLKTYLLRESDQNAAVTCVGWSSTDEVYSCGDDHVLLKWNLTSKSSEKITVLPNGVFPCDLHCLPSKQASNKISYDPILITTSDGKFQLIGKNGRIEKSVEAHKGAALVGRWNNDGSSFLTGGEEGWVKGWSRSGLLRWSLEPVSADNDTPAVHCAAWAPDGNSVVHGSGSTLFFRSLVPGSKPLKIKAHDSLILALDWCPTNNLLVSGGEDCRYKVWDSFGHLIYSSSEQNFPITSLSWCPGGDILALGSFNTLRLCDKSGWSHCQEKPGTGSILALSWSADGTRVVGACSNGQVILAHTIDWRLEWKHTEVLISGKRSMTVRNILAEGKDKDVKLEVGESGERVVRAVLNHDHLVVLTQRHCYLWDTSRPEVPPVVVPIKESSSATLLLLAHRHFLLWERSGPTVYSYNGRPLCSPQWMTLRPDLPVHPQTVSLGAGLFAVRDQIDFKAVHLFDVGCGLSGSGVGKEMVPVLSHALPVLNLAINQAPQAVRVAMQEDPMISFVDGHGDLHLFVLRYAGSRNNSRHTIKLGTMVTSIVWCSDWDMLAATCGSCVSVWTCPPIAYVDRRLLRRTVLERESSEFGRGSLLLKSFEGSQVWLRRMDGALTGFCIPPHAALLTSNLHSHSWQQSLRLCRSVGNAVVASSLHELMWACLAGAALRAGQLGPAQEAYASLEEADRVNFIQYIQGISNPAVRTAAMTLLAGHSTDEVEGMLIRSGMGFQAIMLNIHFFHWERALQLAKKQRNHVDVVLYFRKKHLERLNQKETQESFIKAMKSYADESGSSEISYSQVKENIQSELEKEKSSGEIFSSTTDVR, from the exons ATGAAGTTAAAAACCTATCTTCTTAGGGAATCTGATCAGAATGCAGCCGTAACATGTGTTGGTTGGAGTTCGACGGATGAAGTTTATTCTTGTGG AGATGATCACGTtcttttgaaatggaatttaaCAAGCAAGAGTTCTGAGAAAATAACTGTTTTACCTAATGGTGTTTTTCCGTGTGATCTGCATTGTCTACCCTCGAAACAAGCTAGTAATAAAATTAGTTATGACCCGATTCTCATTACAACTTCTGATG GAAAATTTCAGCTCATCGGAAAAAATGGGAGGATAGAAAAGAGTGTGGAAGCTCACAAAGGAGCTGCACTTGTGGGGCGATGGAATAATGATGGTTCCTCGTTCTTAACCG GAGGGGAAGAGGGTTGGGTCAAAGGATGGTCTCGATCAGGTCTTCTTCGGTGGTCTTTGGAACCAGTATCAGCTGATAATGATACTCCAGCTGTGCATTGTGCTGCATGGGCTCCAGATGGAAATTCTGTTGTCCATGGTTCAGGATCTACTTTGTTTTTTCGCTCCCTAGTGCCAGGTTCAAAGCCATTGAAG aTAAAGGCTCATGACAGTCTTATCCTTGCTTTGGACTGGTGCCCTACTAACAACTTACTTGTATCTGGAGGAGAGGACTGTCGGTATAAG GTTTGGGATTCCTTTGGGCACCTCATTTACTCTTCATCCGAACAAAATTTCCCGATTACATCGTTATCATGGTGCCCCGGTGGAGACATATTAGCCCTTGGATCTTTCAATACACTGAGGCTATGTGACAAATCAGGG TGGTCTCATTGCCAGGAAAAACCAGGAACTGGCAGTATTTTGGCACTGAGCTGGAGCGCTGATGGAACGAGGGTAGTTGGGGCATGTAGCAATGGCCAAGTGATATTGGCACACACCATCGATTG GAGACTTGAATGGAAGCATACTGAGGTTCTCATATCCGGAAAGAGAAGCATGACAGTGAGGAATATTTTGGCCGAGGGTAAGGATAAAGACGTGAAATTGGAAGTTGGAGAAAGTGGAGAGAGGGTTGTACGAGCAGTTTTGAATCATGATCACCTCGTGGTTTTGACACAAAGACATTGCTATCTGTGGGACACATCGCGTCCTGAAGTCCCACCGGTTGTTGTTCCAATCAAGGAATCCTCATCAGCCACTCTACTCCTCCTGGCTCACAG GCACTTCCTGCTGTGGGAGCGAAGTGGCCCCACCGTTTATTCTTACAATGGAAGACCTCTTTGTTCCCCTCAATGGATGACACTGAGACCAGATCTTCCAGTACATCCACAAACTGTGTCCCTAGGGGCTGGATTATTTGCCGTCAGGGATCAGATTGATTTCAAAG CTGTTCACCTCTTCGATGTTGGCTGTGGCCTGAGCGGGTCTGGGGTCGGCAAAGAGATGGTACCCGTGCTATCTCACGCTTTACCTGTCCTCAACCTGGCCATCAACCAAGCTCCTCAAGCAGTAAGAGTGGCTATGCAGGAGGATCCAATGATATCATTTGTCGACGGACATGGAGATCTCCACTTGTTTGTGCTGCGCTATGCAGGCAGCCGTAACAACTCAAGGCATACCATTAAATTAG GGACCATGGTTACATCAATTGTATGGTGTTCGGATTGGGATATGTTAGCTGCCACATGTGGTTCTTGTGTGTCCGTGTGGACATGCCCACCCATCGCGTATGTAGACAGGCGTTTACTGAGGCGGACAGTCTTGGAAAGGGAGTCAAG TGAATTTGGCCGAGGTAGTCTGCTGTTGAAGAGCTTTGAAGGATCTCAGGTGTGGCTTCGAAGGATGGATGGAGCGTTGACTGGCTTCTGCATCCCACCGCATGCAGCCTTACTCACGTCCAACCTTCACTCTCACAG TTGGCAGCAGTCCTTAAGATTATGCCGCTCAGTTGGCAATGCTGTAGTGGCAAGTTCCCTGCATGAATTGATGTGGGCATGTTTGGCTGGAGCTGCCCTTCGAGCTGGGCAACTCGGACCAGCCCAAGAAGCATATGCTTCACTCGAAGAAGCTGACAGGGTGAATTTTATACAGTATATCCAG GGAATCTCGAATCCTGCTGTACGCACGGCAGCGATGACTCTGTTAGCTGGACACTCGACTGATGAAGTAGAGGGAATGCTAATACGCTCAGGAATGGGTTTCCAGGCAATCATGCTGAATATCCACTTCTTCCATTGGGAGAG GGCACTGCAGTTAGCGAAAAAGCAAAGGAACCATGTAGATGTTGTTCTCTACTTCCGCAAGAAGCATTTGGAAAGATTGAATCAAAAAGAGACACAAGAAAGTTTCATCAAAGCTATGAAGTCTTATGCTGATGAAAGTGGCTCCAGCGAGATTAGTTACTCCCAGGTGAAGGAAAACATTCAAAGTGAGCTCGAAAAGGAGAAGTCAagtggtgaaatattttcttctaccACAGATGTCAGATAG